The genomic window GGTGGAGATATTTCGCGTAAGCGTAAATTGCTTGAAAAACAGAAAAAAGGTAAAAAACGTATGCGTCAGGTAGGAAACGTCGAGATTCCACAAGAAGCATTTATGGCTGTTTTGAAATTGAACGATTAAGTATTAGTATTAAGATTTTAGTACTAAGTACCAAGATTAACAACCCGATAACTTTTGTTATCGGGTTTTTGTTTTTTAAGAATTAATTTGTCAATAAACACAAGGCTTTGTCCTTCAAAACTTAAAATTATACCCAAAATTAAACAAGTAAATACTTATAAATTTATGTGTTTTTTAACTCTATAGATTCATTATTGATGCATTCGATTTAGATTCGAATATTTCTAGATTTTTAAATATAACTTTAATCTTACAACTTAAAATTATTATTATGAAAACTAAATTTTTTATTCTTTTATCGATGTTAACTTTCTCATTTGCTAACGCACAACAAGAAGAAGTTGATTCGGAAATGAACTCAGCAAAAGGGGTAACCTTTGAAAGCGGTGATATGTTCTTAGAAGGTTCTATCAAAATTAGCACAGGCGGAAATGTAGATTATTACGGTTTTAGTCCAAAATTTGGCTACCTTTTAAATGATAAAGTAGCAGTAGGAGCTAAACTGAACTATGAAAGCTCTGAAACTGAAACTACTCAGACTAAAGTGAATGTTTTTGGAGTTGGCGCGTTTGCTCGTTATTACTTTTTAGAACTTGACAAAAAACGTTTCAAAGCTTATGGAGAAGCTGGCTTAGGTTTTGGAAGAAATAAAACTGAAGTGGAAGGACTTTCAGATACTGACAATAGTGTTACAGCCGATATTACTGTAGGTTTAAACTATTTTGTCACTAAAAATATTGCTGTAACTTTTGTATTAGCTAATATGCTTTCTTACAATAGTGTTTCTCCAGAAGAAGGACCTTCAGCAAATACTTTTCAATTAAATATTAATTTATTTGAAAATATCTTCGATCAACCACAGTTTGGTCTTTTATATAGATTTTAATTCTTTCCTGCTATTTACTTATAAAAAAGCTGTCTTCAATGACAGCTTTTTTTATATGCCAAATAATTTTGGATTTTTCTTATGATAAAAGTGTTCCGCATATTCCTAATCCAATAATCAGATATAGTGCTCCTATAATAAAACAAACCTTTGCTCCATTGGGGCTACTTTTCTTAATTGCAAAACCAGTGATAGCCATTAAAATTGGCGGACCAACCATAATCGCTACAAAAAATGCGACCAAACCATCTAAATTACCTACTTCTAGCGCTGTCATATTCTTATATGTTAGTTCTTAATTCTTCTAATCTTTTTACTTTATCATCTCTGTAAAACAAATTCATGGTTTCAAAAGGAATTATTTTATTATCCTTATTGACAATATGTACGCATGATTTTTTTATTGCCCTTACATCAAAATTATAGGCATCAATAAACTGCATTATAATAATTCTAAACAGATTATCGTAACCTAATTCAGGCGCATCAATATTAGGGAGACAGCATAATATCGATTTCAAGTTTTCTTGCGCTACTTCTACAGAATTTCCTGTGCTAAACAAATCTATCATTTTACCTCTAAGCACTTCATCCTGCTCGTAAATAATCGTGTTTTTACTATTATCCAATAAATCATTTGGATTAATATATCGCGTTAACGGAAAAACTTCGTCTCCTAACTTCAACGCATAACCCATTACTAAAGCGTCAGGATTACAAGGAACAGGAAGTAAATCATCTGAATTGAAAACGGTAGTTTGCTCCAGAATTTTTCTTCTTACTTCTGTTAAAGTCATGCGATCGGTTTCTAAGTTAAAGTTCTCCAATCTACCCGCTATTTGAGTCGGCTGAAATGTAACACCTCGAACGCATTTTTGCTTTAGTGCAAACTCAACAATTTTACCTATTTCATGATCGTTTAATCCTTTTTGAAGCGTAACAACCAAAGTGGTTGACAAATTAACTTCATTTAGATTTTCTAAAGCCTGTTTTCGTATTTCGCTTAAATCGGCTCCACGCAATTCCTGCAATACACTATCTTCAAAAGAATCAAACTGAAGATAGATTTCAAAATCTGGAGAATAGGTTTTTAGCCTCTGAACGAATTCTTTGTCTTTTGCAATTTTAATTCCGTTTGTGTTTAGCATTAAATGTTTTATCGGAATTGATTTTGCATAATCCAAAATTTCAAAAAACTCAGGATGTATGGTTGGTTCTCCTCCGCTAATCTGAACTACATCAGGTTCTTTTTCGTTTTTAACAACCGTATCGAGCATTGCTTTTATTTCTTCAAGAGTTCTGTGTCTACCATAATTAGGCGATGAACCAGCGTAACAAGTTGGACATGTCAGATTACATCGATCTGTAACCTCAACAACTGTAAGGCAAGAATGCTGTTCATGATCTGGACATAAACCGCAATCGTACGGACAGCCATAGTGCGTTTTTGTATTAAAAGTATACGGCATCTCAGATGGTTTATTGTAGTTTCGGATATTCTTGTAATACTCAATATCGTCAGCAATCAAAACCTTCGAACTTCCGTGTTCCGGACATCTTTTAAGCATGTAGACATTCTCGTCTTCAAAAACAATTTTAGCATCAATTCTCTTTAAGCATTCTGGACAAAGGCTTAATGTAAAGTCATAATAAGTATATTTTCTAACTGGCATTTTTTACAAATAAATTTAAAATTGTTTTGTTATAATAGAGCAGACAAATCAAACATAAAATCTGAATCGAACTTATTCCAAAAATCAAGAAATAATTGGGTTTCAGAAATTCTACAAAAAAGCGAAATGCAAAATAGGCAATCATAAAATACTGAAATATAAGTCCGTTTTTTATATTTCTGTTTTTTAATTTTTTCAGAACAAAAAATAAAATGATCAAAAAAATTAATTCGTATAATGCAATTGGATGCCTTATAATATTGTCGCCAAGATTCATACCTGTAAAAAAGGTCGTTTCTTTTCCATATGTAAACTCATTGGTTCCAGATAAAAAACAACCAATTCTTCCTATAAAAATTCCCAAAATAATCGGAAAGGTAAATAAATCTCCTGATGATTCTTTTTCTCCTATAACCTTCTTAGCAATTTCAACGCCCAAAAGTCCGCCAAACAATCCTCCCATAATGGTCTTCGCATTGAAGAGTTCTAAAATTGATCTTGCATCAAGATGAAAAACAGGATTTTCTAAAAAACCCATAATTCTAGAACCCAAAAAAGCTCCAATTGCAGCTCCTAATATGATTGATAATCTATTGGAAGAAACAATACTATCGTTCGTTCTTTTTCTCAAAAAAACATAATATCGATATCCTAAAAAAAATGCCAGATATTCTAAAACTAAATGGATATTGATTTCATAACCAAAAATAACTGGCTCAAAAGGAAGTTTCATTCTACATTCTAAAATTTAATACTATAATTCTGTAAAGATGCAAAAAATGTTTAAATTAATTCGACTTATAAAGTAAAAGCTGTTCTAGTTTAGAACAGCTTTTTTTATTTCTCTTTACTTTTTACATTTGTATCTTTGAATTAGCAAAAAAAACTTAGAGTCTCAGCAACTCAGAACCTTAGAATCTTAAAAAATGCTCGACGAAACTCCCAAACGATTTGACCGAATTGTTGCGATTCTTATTCAATTACAATCTAAAAAGATTGTAAAAGCACAAGAATTGGCAGATCGTTTCGAGTGCAGTTTACGAACTATTTACAGGGATATTAGAACGCTCGAAGCTTCTGGCGTTCCTATTTACAGCGAAGCAGGAGTTGGTTATGCTTTAATGGAAGGCTACAGACTTCCGCCCGTAATGTTTACACGAGAGGAAATAAGCAGTTTTATTGCTGCCGAAAAGCTGATGCAAAAATTTACTGATCCTTCTTTGGGGACGCATCACGCATCGGCGATGTACAAACTGAAATCGGTTTTAAGAAGTGCAGACAAAGACTGGCTTTCTAACATTGAGTCAAGGGTAGTTATGCAGACTGCAGAGCCAATGTTTAATGACAATTCTCCGAATACACTGGCTGTTCTTTTTGAAGGAATTGCAGAGAAAAAGCAAATTCTTTTAACCTATAAAACTTTTGATAAAGACGAAACTACACAAAGAAATCTCGAACCAGTTGGGGTTTTTCACGATAATAACAATTGGTATTTTCTAGGTTATTGCCATTTGCGAAAAGATTACCGCCAGTTTAGAACCGATCGCATTCAGGAAATCAAAAAAACCGAATTTGATTTTACTATAGAACACGATGCATTGGAAACTTATCTCAATAAAACCGAAACTTGTGCTACGACAACAGTAAGAATCTTAGTCGAAAAAAAAATCGCAAGATATTTGAACTATGAAAGAAAATATCATGGCTTTGTCTCCGAAAAAGAAATAGGTGACAAAATCGAAATGCATTTTATGTGCCGTGATATTGAAAGTGGTTTTCCAAGGTGGTATCTTATGTTTGGAGATTATGCAGAAATCTTGGAACCTGAAATATTAAAGACTAAAGTTTTAGAACTACTTGAAATCAATAAAAAAAGACTTATATAAAATTATAAAAAAACTCTTGAAGAATATTTTCAAGAGTTTTTTTCGTTTTTACTATTTATCTTTCCCAGAAAAATGGCGGTTCGATATTTAAAGCTCTTAAATACACATATGCTTGTCCTCGGTGATGAACTTCATTATCAATGAAATACAAAATATTTTGAATAACTGGAAATTCATATTGTCCGAACAAATTAAAAGTTTCACTGAAATCTTCGACTGATAATTGTTCCCAATATTTATTAATTTCTTCTGTCGCTTCATCCCATTTTTGAAGATACTGTGCTTTAAAAATCAATTTTTCTGCTCCTTCCGAAAATGCTTCGGTTTGTTTCGTTACAATTCCCTTAAGTCCTGGAACTGCTATCGCTAGAAGTTCGTCCACTAATTTGGCAAAAGGACGCATGCCGCCAATTGAAAATTCAAAGAAATCTTTCTCAGGAAAAAGTTCAATCAATCTGCGTGTAAGAGCGCGGTGCCCCTGCCAGTGTTTCAATAAATCTTCTGATGTAATAACTTGTGCTTCTAATGTTTTCATGGTCTTAAAGTTTAAATATTTTTAATACTTCAAAAGTAAAATGGGCTGGTGACAACAGTTTGTCAGCAGGAAAAAATATTTTTTATAAATATTTAATTATTGGCTCTTTAAAACATAGTCAAACAACTCCGCTCTCTTTATATACAAACAATCTATAGCGTGCTGCTTTTTAATTTTTTTAGAATTTAACAAAATTTGAAATTATAATCCACTTTTGTGCATTCATTCACAAATAATCATAAAATACTGACAATCAAAAATTTAAAAAGAAATAATTTCGTAACTTTAAATAAGCCAACTAATAGAATATGAATTATGAGATCTGCTCTACTTCTATTTTTATTATTTTATTCGACCCTATCTTTATCTCAAGGAATCGTGGTCGACACTACAACTTTGGGCATACCTGAACTGATACGGTCAGAATTAATGCAAAATGGCTGTTCAAACGAAAGTAATTTCAAGTTTTCATCTCATCAAGGCATTGGTAAATTCACTAGCACAAATCCAAACTTCCCCATTTCAAGCGGAATCATTATAAGAAACGGAATCGCCAAATATACAGAAGGATCATACAGCGGTACTAATGAAAGCAGCCAGCTGAACAACGCTACTGATAGTGATCTGCAGATTATCAGCGATAATAACGGACAAGTTGTACCCGTAACAGATGTCAGTTTTCTTCAATTTGATTTTACACCGCTGTCAAGTAATTTCAGCTTCGATTTTCTTTTTGCTTCCAATGAATATGGTGAATTTCAATGTGGATTTAGTGATGTTTTTGCTTTCATACTAACTGATTTAACGACAGGGATTTCAACAAATCTTGCCGTTTTGCCGGGAACAAATACTCCAGTTTCAGTCAAAAATATTAGAGATCAGCAGTATAATTCATCCTGTTTATCTGCAAATGCTAATTTATTTGATCGGTATAATGTCGCGAATCCGTCTCAGTCGTCCCTCAATATGAGAGGCGAGACGAAAGTTTTAACGGCTTATTCAACTGTGGTTCCCAATAGAACTTATCGTATAAAACTTGCTATTGGCGATTACAACGACAGTAATTATGATTCGGCAGTTTTCATAAAAGGCGGCAGTTTTATGACAACAATGGATTTGGGTCCCGACAGAACTATCTGTCAAGGTGAAAAAATTACACTCAAATCTGATCTTGTGGGCAATTTTGCTTATACATGGACATTAAATGGAACAGTAATTCCTAATGAAACCACCAATTCTTTGACAGTCGATAAAGCAGGAATTTATGGAGTTACGGCAACACTTTCTGGTTGTGTGGTTAAAGATGAAGTTGTAATTAATGAGTTAATTATTAAACCTGCGCAAAATTTAACGGCCTGTTATAGTGCGACTGGTTCTTATCAATATGATTTAACGCAAAATAACTTAACGACATTAGGTATCGATCCGGCTAAACACGCTATTTATTATTTTGATTCCTTAGCTTCTGCCAATGCAAACGGGCCAATTATACCAGAAAATCAATTAAAATCTTTCACAAGTTCTGGCAATCAAACCATATATATAAAAGTGGTGCCTGTTTATGACAAAACGTTTTTTTGCAACAATATAATTTCATTTAATCTTTTGACAACTGCTCCAATCAATGTGGTAAAACCATCCGACTTAAATGTCTGCGATAATATTTCCAAAAATATATCTGTTGATTTAACGACTCAGGAATCTCTTATTCTTAATGGATCAGATGCTTCCGAATATAGAATCAGGTATTATAACAGCGAAATAGACGCTAACAATGCCAGAAATAATATTGCCGAACCGAAAACATTTACTACGTCTACTCAATCTTCGACAACTATCTGGGTACGGATTGAAAATATTGCGAACTCGGTTTGTTACACAACAGTCAGTTTCAGTATACTTATTAACCCGCTGCCGCCAGTAAATACTATTCCGAATGTCATTGCCTGTAACAGTTATACATTGCCGCCAATTTCAAACGGGCAGTATAATACGGCCCCTAATGGAACAGGAACTAGATTAAATGCAGGTGATGTTATTACGAAAGGAGGCCGTTACTATATCTATCAAGGTCCCACGACAAATAACTGTACCAATGAAACAAGCTTTAATGTGACCCTGATTTATGAAATTAGTTTTAAAAAAGAAGCGTGTGGTCAATACGCCGTTCCGCTCGTGCCTGCAGGTGGTTTTTTTACGCAGCCTGGAGGGCAGGGAGATGTAATCCCGGGAGGAACAGTATTTACAAACAGTCAGACTATTTATTATTATGCGGTAATCAATGGAGCGGTGTGTCGTGACATAGCGGTACCTTTTACAGTTTATCCTTTACCCGCAATAGATAAACCTGAGAATGTAGTGACTTGCGATTCATACACCTTACCAGTCTTGGCAAACGGAAATTACTTTACATTATCAGGAGGTTTAGGAAGAGCCCTAAAGGCGGGAGACAAAATAACTTCGAGTCAGACAGTATTTGTTTTTGCAAATGATGGAAGATGTACCGATGAGCATTCTTTTAAAATAGATATTGTCAATTCTCCAATTTTTGTTCCAATTTCACGATGCGGAAGTTTTACGCTGCCTCCCGTTTCCATTGGCGGTTATTTCGAAAATGCTGGTGGTCAGGGAAAAAATATTCCAGCTGGAACTGTTATTACCAGTTCGCAAACCGTATATTATTATGCTGCAACTACAACTTCGCCCAACTGTACAGAAAATCTTAAATATGTTATTACTATAAAACCGCTTCCATTGGTAGATACTCCTGCCAACAGACTCGAATGCGCAAGATACGTTTTACCTCCATTGACAAATGGTAACTATTTTACAAAAACTAATGGTGGAGGAACACGACTAAAGGCAGGAGACATCATTACCTCAACACAAACTATATATGTTTTTTCGGTAGGGCCTGAATGTACAAATGAGCATAGTTTTACCGTCGAAATCAGACCTCTGCCTCTTGTTGACAGTTTTACCGATGTAGTTACCTGCACCGATTTTAAACTTCCGAAATTAAAAAATGGAAAATATTATACAGCCACGGGAGGACCAAATGGCGCGGGAACACAACTTACTGAGGGAACAGTTATTAACACCACACAGACTATTTATATTTATAACGAATGGCCCAATTTTACATCTTGCAGCAATGAAACGTTTTTTAAAGTTAATTACAACGGAATTGATGTGGGCAATTTCAGCAATATAAATGTTTGTGACAGTTATACTTTGCCTCCGTTACAATTGGGTAATTATTATGCACAGCCAGGCGGAAAAGGCGCTGTAATTCCAGCTGGAACAATTTTAAAAACTTCGCAGATCATTTATGTTTATGCCGTAAGCGGTACACGTCTGACTTGTGTTAGTGAAAAGAATTTTTCAGTGACGATTTCTCCTACTCCTATCTTGGCGAATACTCTTGATGTGGCTATTTGTGAAAGTTATACTTTGCCTGTTTTGGCTGTCGGAAACTATTACAGCAAACCCAACGCGACGGGAACTCAATATGCGGCAGGACAGAAAATAAGTACGAGTCAAAAAATGTATATCTACGCAGCTTCTGCCACAAATTCCAGCTGTTTTGCTCAGGATGATTTTTACATTACTATTTATCCATTAAAAAATTTCTCTTTACAAAATGGAGTCATTTGTGTTGATTATCAAACGGGAACATTACAGCATTCGGCACAATTGAATTCAGGAATCACTTCTGCAGATTATACTGTCGAGTGGTATTTTAACGGAAATAAAGTAGGCACAGGACCAACTTATACCGCTGCTCAAGAAGGAACATATACAGTTGTGCCCGTTAAAAACATTCCAGATGTTGGTAACGACTGTGGTTATAATCCAGCCACTGTAGTTGTCGAAAAATCCAGTCCGGCAATTGCAACCGTAACTGTGTCAGATGAATTCGCAGATAATATTGATATCATTGTAAATCTCACAAACGGTTTCGGAACTTATGAATACCAGTTGGATGACGGCGATTTTCAAACCAGTAATATATTTCAGAATGTTGACTCGGGAGAACATGCTATTACAATTAGAGATATAAAAGCCAATTGTGACAATCTTATTCTATTTGCCAAAGTACTCAAATATCCTAAATTTTTCACACCAAACAACGATGGTTACAATGACACTTGGAACATTCCAGATCTCGCTTACCAGCCAGATGCGGTCATCACGATTTACGACCGTTATGGTAAGTTATTAAAAATGATTAAACCTTCTGGTGCCGGCTGGGATGGTAATTTCGACGGCAGTCCGCTTCCTTCTTCCGATTATTGGTTTCGGGTTACTTATACACAAAATGGTATCATTCAAGAATTCAAAGCCCATTTTAGCATGAAACGATAATGACTAGAAAGAGAAAAAAACTTCGTTTATAGTTATTAAGCCTTCAACTTTGTACCTTTGCATCTTAAAAACCTTTGTACCTTAAAAAAATGATTGAAGATAAAAATCAACAAAGAACTAGTATAGCTCAATTGGGCGAATTTGGCTTAATTGAACATTTAACCAAAAATTTTGATGTTACTCAGGAATCAACATTAAAGAGTATAGGCGATGATGCAGCTGTTCTTGATTTTAAAGACAAAAAAGTTGTAGTTTCGACCGATTTATTAATAGAAGGCGTTCACTTTGATTTGGCTTACATGCCTCTAAAACATTTAGGTTACAAATCTGTTGTGGTAAATGTTTCAGACATTTGTGCCATGAATGCAAAACCGACTCAAATTACAGTTTCTGTGGCGGTTTCAAATCGTTTTCCGCTTGAAGCTCTAGAAGAGTTGTTTGCTGGAATTACACATGCTGCAAAAGAATATAAAGTTGATGTTATTGGAGGCGATACAACCTCATCTCAAAAAGGTTTAATTATCAGCATTACTGCAATTGGCGAAGCTGATGAAAATGAATTGGTTTACCGTAATGGAGCCAAACAAACCGATTTATTAGTTGTTACCGGAGATCTTGGTGCCGCTTACATGGGACTTCAGGTTTTGGAACGTGAAAAACAGGTTTTCCAAGTTAATCCAAATAATCAGCCAGATTTAGATCCTTACACTTATTTGGTAGAACGTCAGTTAAAACCAGAAGCTCGAAAAGATGTTCGAACATTGCTTCACGCCTTAGATATTAAACCAACTGCTATGATCGATATTTCGGATGGACTTTCGTCTGAGATTATTCATATCTGTAAACAATCAAAGGTAGGATGTAATTTATACGAAGATAAACTGCCGCTAGATCCTCAGTTTATTTCTACCTGCGAAGAATTCAATATAGACAGCACAACTGTTGCCATAAACGGCGGTGAAGATTACGAACTTTTATTTACAATTGATATTAATGATTTTGATAAAATAAAAGGAAACCCAAATTTCTCTGTTATTGGACACATGGCAGAAGAAAACGAAGGAATTCATCTCGTAACTCGTGCTAACACTAAAATTCCTTTAAAAGCACGCGGGTGGGATGCGCTTACTGAATAAATTTTTAAAAAATTCCAAATAAAAAATTCCAAATTCCAGTATCGATTAACGTGTTGGAGTTTGGAATTTTCATTTTAAAAAAGCCCTTTGCTTCTAGCTTCTTTAATCAAATCTTCATCAGATCCGCTTCTAATTTTGAGCAGTTCTTTCAAATGTTTTTTTCGTTTTTCAATAGCATTTAAAGAGATTGGAATGTTTGGAAGCATATCATTGCTGGAAACTCCATTGGATAAATGAACTAAGATCTGTTTATCGTATTGATCAATTTCAATGGCATTATGGGTAGACTGGTTCAGCATCTTGACTACTGACTGACTGTAATACTTTTCATTTTTCATTACTTTATCAAAAGCCAAAAGCAATTCTTCGAAAGTTAGATCGTTTTTAATAATTAAACCATTTGGCTGAATCGCTCTAATGATCGTTTTTATTTTCAAAAGTTCTGTATACATCGTCAGTAAAATGATCTTACAAGAAGGCATTTTTACCGAAAGCAGTTTGGCTAAATCTTCGCCCGAAAAAATATCTTTCTCTTCGTATGCCGGCATACTGATATCCAAAAAAGCTATATCAAACACTGGCGTGTTATTATCTTCAATTATATCATAACCAGATCTGCAATCATGTGCCTGTGAAATCAAAAACTCATACTGATTTGGATTATAACGAGTTATAGCATTTTTATACCCTTCAATAATAAATGGATGATCATCTACTATTAAAATATTCTTTTTAACTAATTTTGGAACTGGGGCTGTTAAATCAAATGTCATTATGCTGCAGGTTATTATTGGATTCTATTGGGATTTTTATAATGAGAACTGTTCCTTCATCTTTGGCAGACTTTATTGTAAATGTGCCTTTACATTCGGCTGCCCTGTATTCAATATTATGTAAACCGATTCCGTTTTTGGTTCTGCTGGTATTAAATCCTTCTCCATCATCTTCGATTGTTAAAACCAAATTATCTTTTTCATTTTTAAACTCTACTTTAATAATATCCGCATTAGCATATTTATTACAGTTCTGAAGTCCTTCTTGAATAATTCGGTATAAATTGATTTTGACAATATTACTAATTAATTCCCATTTAATATCAGGATCAAATGAAGTAATTAATTTAGAACTATATGTATTTCTTTGATCTTCAAACAGCTTATTAAGAATTACAATAAAATTATTGATTAATTCCGATTTTTCTCTGTTTAAGTCGTGAGAAATTTCACGAATATCCTGTTCAATACTCTTAAGTTCAGCAAGATATTTTTTTCTTTTGGAGGCTGCTTCAGCCTCATCAACCTTATCTAAACTATCCAAACTAATCCGGATACCAAACATTCGTCCCAAGACTCCATCGTGCAGATCCTGAGCAACTTTCTTCTTTTCTTTAATTCTGGTTATTTCGATTTCATTTTGCTGCGAAATCATCATATTGTAAATATCTTCATTTGCAATCTGCTGCTGCTGTTTGAAAAGAAGTTCACGGTTTTTTGCCTGCTGGGTTTTATAAACGTAAAAAAACAATCCGATCAATGTACAGATACTAAATACATAAACAAGAGTTTTATTTTTTTCCTGAAGATTGGAATTTTGATCTTTTATTTCGTTGGTTTCGTACTCAATACGCGAGAATTTTTCTCCCATGTTACGCTCTGCTTTGAGCATTTTATCATTTAATCGAATATATTCTTTTGAATACATTGAAGCATTTTTGGGGTCCACAATTGCGATTTGCTTTAGAGCACCTAAAGTGTTATTTATTTTCTCCGAAGAACGGGAAACTAATAAAGCCTGCTTTGCAAATTGCATCGCTTTAAAAGTGTCTTTTTTAGAAGCATAATATTCAGATAATCGAATTTGATTAGAAATCATCGCCGACTTTAACCCTAAACTATCTCGAATTTTTAAAGATCTGTAAAAGTCATCTGGAAGACCATCTTTCTTTCCAGATTTAAATTTTGC from Flavobacterium fluviale includes these protein-coding regions:
- a CDS encoding T9SS type B sorting domain-containing protein; this encodes MRSALLLFLLFYSTLSLSQGIVVDTTTLGIPELIRSELMQNGCSNESNFKFSSHQGIGKFTSTNPNFPISSGIIIRNGIAKYTEGSYSGTNESSQLNNATDSDLQIISDNNGQVVPVTDVSFLQFDFTPLSSNFSFDFLFASNEYGEFQCGFSDVFAFILTDLTTGISTNLAVLPGTNTPVSVKNIRDQQYNSSCLSANANLFDRYNVANPSQSSLNMRGETKVLTAYSTVVPNRTYRIKLAIGDYNDSNYDSAVFIKGGSFMTTMDLGPDRTICQGEKITLKSDLVGNFAYTWTLNGTVIPNETTNSLTVDKAGIYGVTATLSGCVVKDEVVINELIIKPAQNLTACYSATGSYQYDLTQNNLTTLGIDPAKHAIYYFDSLASANANGPIIPENQLKSFTSSGNQTIYIKVVPVYDKTFFCNNIISFNLLTTAPINVVKPSDLNVCDNISKNISVDLTTQESLILNGSDASEYRIRYYNSEIDANNARNNIAEPKTFTTSTQSSTTIWVRIENIANSVCYTTVSFSILINPLPPVNTIPNVIACNSYTLPPISNGQYNTAPNGTGTRLNAGDVITKGGRYYIYQGPTTNNCTNETSFNVTLIYEISFKKEACGQYAVPLVPAGGFFTQPGGQGDVIPGGTVFTNSQTIYYYAVINGAVCRDIAVPFTVYPLPAIDKPENVVTCDSYTLPVLANGNYFTLSGGLGRALKAGDKITSSQTVFVFANDGRCTDEHSFKIDIVNSPIFVPISRCGSFTLPPVSIGGYFENAGGQGKNIPAGTVITSSQTVYYYAATTTSPNCTENLKYVITIKPLPLVDTPANRLECARYVLPPLTNGNYFTKTNGGGTRLKAGDIITSTQTIYVFSVGPECTNEHSFTVEIRPLPLVDSFTDVVTCTDFKLPKLKNGKYYTATGGPNGAGTQLTEGTVINTTQTIYIYNEWPNFTSCSNETFFKVNYNGIDVGNFSNINVCDSYTLPPLQLGNYYAQPGGKGAVIPAGTILKTSQIIYVYAVSGTRLTCVSEKNFSVTISPTPILANTLDVAICESYTLPVLAVGNYYSKPNATGTQYAAGQKISTSQKMYIYAASATNSSCFAQDDFYITIYPLKNFSLQNGVICVDYQTGTLQHSAQLNSGITSADYTVEWYFNGNKVGTGPTYTAAQEGTYTVVPVKNIPDVGNDCGYNPATVVVEKSSPAIATVTVSDEFADNIDIIVNLTNGFGTYEYQLDDGDFQTSNIFQNVDSGEHAITIRDIKANCDNLILFAKVLKYPKFFTPNNDGYNDTWNIPDLAYQPDAVITIYDRYGKLLKMIKPSGAGWDGNFDGSPLPSSDYWFRVTYTQNGIIQEFKAHFSMKR
- a CDS encoding prolipoprotein diacylglyceryl transferase, encoding MKLPFEPVIFGYEINIHLVLEYLAFFLGYRYYVFLRKRTNDSIVSSNRLSIILGAAIGAFLGSRIMGFLENPVFHLDARSILELFNAKTIMGGLFGGLLGVEIAKKVIGEKESSGDLFTFPIILGIFIGRIGCFLSGTNEFTYGKETTFFTGMNLGDNIIRHPIALYELIFLIILFFVLKKLKNRNIKNGLIFQYFMIAYFAFRFFVEFLKPNYFLIFGISSIQILCLICLLYYNKTILNLFVKNAS
- a CDS encoding radical SAM protein, which gives rise to MPVRKYTYYDFTLSLCPECLKRIDAKIVFEDENVYMLKRCPEHGSSKVLIADDIEYYKNIRNYNKPSEMPYTFNTKTHYGCPYDCGLCPDHEQHSCLTVVEVTDRCNLTCPTCYAGSSPNYGRHRTLEEIKAMLDTVVKNEKEPDVVQISGGEPTIHPEFFEILDYAKSIPIKHLMLNTNGIKIAKDKEFVQRLKTYSPDFEIYLQFDSFEDSVLQELRGADLSEIRKQALENLNEVNLSTTLVVTLQKGLNDHEIGKIVEFALKQKCVRGVTFQPTQIAGRLENFNLETDRMTLTEVRRKILEQTTVFNSDDLLPVPCNPDALVMGYALKLGDEVFPLTRYINPNDLLDNSKNTIIYEQDEVLRGKMIDLFSTGNSVEVAQENLKSILCCLPNIDAPELGYDNLFRIIIMQFIDAYNFDVRAIKKSCVHIVNKDNKIIPFETMNLFYRDDKVKRLEELRTNI
- a CDS encoding DinB family protein; amino-acid sequence: MKTLEAQVITSEDLLKHWQGHRALTRRLIELFPEKDFFEFSIGGMRPFAKLVDELLAIAVPGLKGIVTKQTEAFSEGAEKLIFKAQYLQKWDEATEEINKYWEQLSVEDFSETFNLFGQYEFPVIQNILYFIDNEVHHRGQAYVYLRALNIEPPFFWER
- a CDS encoding outer membrane beta-barrel protein; amino-acid sequence: MKTKFFILLSMLTFSFANAQQEEVDSEMNSAKGVTFESGDMFLEGSIKISTGGNVDYYGFSPKFGYLLNDKVAVGAKLNYESSETETTQTKVNVFGVGAFARYYFLELDKKRFKAYGEAGLGFGRNKTEVEGLSDTDNSVTADITVGLNYFVTKNIAVTFVLANMLSYNSVSPEEGPSANTFQLNINLFENIFDQPQFGLLYRF
- the thiL gene encoding thiamine-phosphate kinase, whose translation is MIEDKNQQRTSIAQLGEFGLIEHLTKNFDVTQESTLKSIGDDAAVLDFKDKKVVVSTDLLIEGVHFDLAYMPLKHLGYKSVVVNVSDICAMNAKPTQITVSVAVSNRFPLEALEELFAGITHAAKEYKVDVIGGDTTSSQKGLIISITAIGEADENELVYRNGAKQTDLLVVTGDLGAAYMGLQVLEREKQVFQVNPNNQPDLDPYTYLVERQLKPEARKDVRTLLHALDIKPTAMIDISDGLSSEIIHICKQSKVGCNLYEDKLPLDPQFISTCEEFNIDSTTVAINGGEDYELLFTIDINDFDKIKGNPNFSVIGHMAEENEGIHLVTRANTKIPLKARGWDALTE
- a CDS encoding helix-turn-helix transcriptional regulator, whose product is MLDETPKRFDRIVAILIQLQSKKIVKAQELADRFECSLRTIYRDIRTLEASGVPIYSEAGVGYALMEGYRLPPVMFTREEISSFIAAEKLMQKFTDPSLGTHHASAMYKLKSVLRSADKDWLSNIESRVVMQTAEPMFNDNSPNTLAVLFEGIAEKKQILLTYKTFDKDETTQRNLEPVGVFHDNNNWYFLGYCHLRKDYRQFRTDRIQEIKKTEFDFTIEHDALETYLNKTETCATTTVRILVEKKIARYLNYERKYHGFVSEKEIGDKIEMHFMCRDIESGFPRWYLMFGDYAEILEPEILKTKVLELLEINKKRLI